Proteins encoded within one genomic window of Tabrizicola piscis:
- the argE gene encoding acetylornithine deacetylase, with amino-acid sequence MHEILERLLAFDTVSSKPNIALMGYVKGLLEEADIPVVLVPDAGGGKANLYATTGPAGMGGVMLSGHTDVVPVEGQAWTKPPFALTQADGRIYGRGAADMKGFVACAVAAMLQASRRPLRVPLHLALSYDEEIGCMGVRSLIDMLEAAPVRPRFCIVGEPTGMQVATGHKGKVALRATCVGREGHSALAPLALNALHLAGDFLAEVRGLQAEVAATGLRDGDYDVPYTTLHVGKMSGGVQVNIVPNHATLDFEIRSLAGEDVAGLITRLEAAAEGIVAPLRAEFPEAAIRVERLWDYPGLGTPSDAGVVNFVKGLTGANGTIKVAFGTEGGLFDQRLGIPTVICGPGSMAQGHKPDEFVTVEQLERCEAMLGALIGRLEAGI; translated from the coding sequence ATGCACGAGATCCTGGAACGGCTGCTGGCGTTCGACACGGTCAGTTCAAAGCCCAACATCGCGCTGATGGGCTATGTGAAGGGGCTGCTGGAGGAAGCAGACATTCCCGTCGTGCTGGTGCCGGATGCGGGCGGGGGGAAGGCGAACCTTTACGCCACCACCGGCCCTGCGGGGATGGGGGGTGTCATGCTGTCGGGCCATACGGATGTGGTCCCGGTCGAGGGGCAGGCCTGGACCAAGCCGCCCTTCGCGCTGACCCAAGCTGACGGCCGCATCTACGGGCGTGGGGCGGCGGACATGAAGGGCTTTGTCGCCTGTGCGGTGGCGGCGATGCTGCAAGCCTCACGCCGGCCCTTGCGGGTGCCGCTGCATCTGGCGCTGTCCTATGACGAGGAGATCGGCTGCATGGGGGTGCGCAGCCTGATCGACATGCTGGAGGCGGCCCCGGTGCGGCCGCGGTTCTGTATCGTGGGGGAACCCACGGGGATGCAGGTGGCGACAGGGCACAAGGGGAAGGTGGCACTCCGCGCAACCTGCGTGGGGCGTGAGGGGCATTCGGCGCTGGCACCCCTGGCCTTGAACGCGCTGCATCTGGCGGGGGATTTCCTGGCGGAGGTGCGGGGCTTGCAGGCCGAGGTCGCCGCGACGGGGCTGCGGGATGGCGACTATGACGTGCCTTACACCACGCTGCATGTGGGCAAGATGTCGGGCGGGGTGCAGGTCAACATCGTGCCGAACCATGCCACGCTGGACTTCGAGATCCGGTCCCTTGCGGGCGAGGATGTGGCAGGGCTGATCACCCGGCTGGAGGCCGCGGCGGAGGGGATCGTGGCCCCCCTGCGGGCTGAGTTTCCCGAGGCGGCGATCCGGGTGGAGCGGTTGTGGGACTACCCCGGCCTTGGCACCCCCTCGGACGCGGGGGTGGTCAACTTTGTGAAAGGTCTGACGGGGGCGAACGGGACGATCAAGGTTGCCTTCGGGACGGAAGGCGGGCTGTTCGATCAGCGCCTCGGCATCCCCACGGTGATCTGCGGGCCGGGGTCGATGGCACAGGGGCACAAGCCGGATGAGTTCGTCACGGTGGAGCAGCTGGAGCGATGCGAGGCGATGCTGGGGGCCCTGATCGGGCGGTTGGAGGCGGGGATCTAG
- a CDS encoding DUF1287 domain-containing protein gives MRSIALILTLLTAPAFAGVEPSRLTEAARDQVGVTVTYDPAYTALAFPGGDLPRDRGVCTDVVIRALRDAWDIDLQLAINRDMQANFSAYPALWGLTRTDRNIDHRRVPNLQTLLTRIGADLPLTDAPTPYLPGDIVTWTLPGNLAHIGIVSDRRTAEGNPLILHNIGAGAQEEDILFTYPMTGHYRLSVEAVDKLKSLAQ, from the coding sequence ATGCGCAGCATCGCCCTGATCCTCACCCTCCTCACCGCCCCCGCCTTCGCCGGGGTCGAGCCGTCGCGCCTGACCGAAGCCGCCCGTGATCAGGTCGGCGTCACCGTCACCTATGACCCCGCCTACACCGCCCTCGCCTTCCCCGGCGGCGATCTGCCGCGCGACCGGGGCGTCTGCACCGATGTGGTGATCCGCGCCCTGCGCGATGCCTGGGACATCGACCTGCAACTGGCCATCAACCGCGACATGCAGGCGAATTTCTCTGCCTACCCGGCCCTTTGGGGCCTGACGCGCACTGACCGCAACATCGACCACCGCCGCGTGCCGAACCTGCAAACGCTGCTGACCCGCATCGGCGCAGACCTGCCCCTGACCGATGCCCCCACGCCCTACCTGCCTGGCGATATCGTCACCTGGACGCTGCCCGGCAACCTTGCCCATATCGGTATCGTCTCCGACCGCCGCACGGCCGAGGGCAATCCCCTTATCCTCCACAACATCGGCGCCGGCGCGCAGGAGGAGGATATCCTCTTCACCTACCCCATGACCGGCCACTACCGCCTGTCGGTCGAGGCGGTGGACAAACTGAAGTCCCTCGCCCAGTAG
- the mnmH gene encoding tRNA 2-selenouridine(34) synthase MnmH, with protein sequence MAITLTSLADLAAQDFDDIIDVRAPAEYAEDHLPGAISLPVLSDEERARVGTIYKQVSPFTARKLGAALVARNAAAHLEGPLADKPGGWRPLVYCWRGGQRSGSFATILSQIGWRVETLAGGYKAWRSLVVEAVYNTPVRSPVVVLDGNTGSAKTEVLNLLPGFGVQVIDLEGLARHRGSLFGSVGEQPSQKAFEGSLAQALAGLDPARPVVVEAESSKIGERRLPPEIWKAMVAGPRVAIAAPRGVRAEYLARAYGDLTADAGRLAATVDLLRPMQPGEVIDGWQALAGAGEFVALADGLMERHYDPRYGKHRARMGNPLVEVEAGDLSPAALPELAARVAEAVQRLAG encoded by the coding sequence ATGGCGATTACCCTCACCTCATTGGCCGATCTTGCCGCGCAGGACTTCGATGACATCATCGATGTGCGCGCCCCGGCGGAGTATGCCGAGGATCATCTGCCGGGCGCGATCTCGCTTCCCGTGCTGAGCGATGAGGAGCGGGCGCGGGTCGGGACGATCTACAAGCAGGTGTCGCCCTTCACCGCGCGCAAGCTGGGCGCGGCGCTGGTGGCGCGCAACGCGGCGGCGCATCTGGAGGGCCCTTTGGCCGACAAGCCTGGGGGCTGGCGGCCGCTGGTCTATTGCTGGCGCGGGGGGCAAAGGTCGGGGTCCTTCGCGACGATCCTTTCGCAGATCGGCTGGCGGGTGGAAACGCTGGCGGGCGGCTACAAGGCGTGGCGGTCGCTGGTGGTGGAGGCGGTGTATAACACGCCGGTCCGGTCGCCGGTCGTGGTGCTGGACGGGAACACGGGGTCTGCGAAGACCGAGGTATTGAACCTGTTGCCGGGGTTTGGGGTGCAGGTGATCGACCTTGAGGGGCTGGCGCGGCACCGGGGGTCTTTGTTCGGCTCCGTGGGCGAGCAGCCGTCGCAGAAGGCGTTCGAGGGGTCCTTGGCGCAGGCGCTGGCGGGGCTGGACCCGGCGCGGCCGGTGGTGGTGGAAGCGGAAAGTTCGAAGATCGGCGAGCGGCGGTTGCCACCGGAGATCTGGAAGGCGATGGTCGCAGGCCCAAGGGTGGCGATTGCGGCACCCCGTGGGGTGCGGGCAGAGTATCTGGCGCGGGCCTATGGTGACCTGACGGCGGATGCCGGGCGGCTGGCGGCGACGGTGGATTTGCTGCGGCCGATGCAGCCGGGCGAGGTGATCGACGGCTGGCAGGCCTTGGCCGGGGCGGGGGAGTTCGTGGCGCTGGCCGACGGGCTGATGGAGCGGCACTACGACCCGCGCTATGGCAAGCACCGGGCGCGGATGGGCAATCCGCTGGTTGAGGTGGAGGCCGGGGACCTGTCACCCGCAGCGCTGCCAGAGCTGGCGGCGCGGGTGGCAGAGGCGGTGCAGAGGCTGGCGGGGTAG
- the selD gene encoding selenide, water dikinase SelD — protein MNPAYPPIRDLVLLGGGHAHALVLRMWAMDPLPGTRLTVINPDPVAPYTGMLPGLIAGHYRRDELMIDLVRLSRFANARLILDRATGIDRDARLIHLTGRAPLPYDLAAIDIGITSDLPGLPGAMDHAVAAKPLGAYAARWEAFLARRLAYPRVSILGAGLGGVELALATAHRLQTEGAKAQVTLFDRGDSPLPDLSARARRTVLGALSALGVTLRLGANVTAVGPSSLTLSTGEEIGSDFTLTVTGARPQPWLADIGLDHVNGFLATDASLRTSDARIFASGDCATLAHDPRPKAGVFAVRAAPVLLHNLRATLSGQPLRPFKPQSDYLKLISLGTRSATAEKWGLTVTGPRLWRLKDRIDRAFMDRFGPYPAMPTPPLPSPSTQGLTAFLDQRPLCGGCGAKLGPGALSTALATLPLPQRPEVLSGHGDDAAILATPTGVQVLTTDHLRAFSHDPRLMARLAALHALGDIWAMGATPQVALAQVTLPRLGPDLQTRMLAEVMEEAAATFRAAGADIVGGHSTEGAELTIGFTVTGTAARAIPKHGAQPGDALILTKPLGSGTILAAEMAMAQPDRLMLGEVWAACIAQMSRAQATAAATLAPHAHAMTDVTGFGLAGHLLEMLDGSSCAATVRLSDIPLMPGALELASMGQASSLQPANLAAVSWRMTAPDDPRALLLTDPQTCGGLLAAVPRALAADLLDQLQSQGHDAAIIGEVAAGQPHLTVVP, from the coding sequence ATGAACCCCGCCTATCCCCCGATCCGCGATCTTGTCCTGCTTGGCGGTGGCCATGCCCATGCGCTGGTCCTGCGGATGTGGGCGATGGACCCGCTGCCCGGCACCCGCCTGACCGTCATCAACCCCGATCCCGTCGCCCCCTATACCGGCATGCTGCCCGGCCTCATCGCCGGGCATTACCGGCGGGACGAGCTGATGATCGACCTCGTCCGCCTGTCACGCTTTGCGAATGCCCGTCTGATCCTTGACCGCGCCACCGGCATCGACCGCGATGCGCGCCTTATCCACCTGACCGGTCGTGCGCCCCTGCCCTATGACCTTGCCGCGATCGACATCGGCATCACCTCGGACCTGCCCGGCCTGCCCGGCGCGATGGATCATGCCGTGGCGGCAAAGCCCCTCGGGGCCTATGCCGCGCGGTGGGAGGCATTCCTTGCCCGCCGCCTTGCCTATCCGCGGGTCTCGATCCTTGGGGCGGGCCTTGGCGGCGTGGAACTGGCGCTGGCCACCGCCCACCGCCTGCAAACCGAGGGCGCAAAGGCGCAGGTCACCCTGTTCGACCGGGGCGACAGCCCCCTGCCGGACCTCTCCGCGCGCGCGCGGCGCACCGTCCTCGGCGCGCTCTCGGCCCTTGGCGTCACCCTTCGCCTTGGGGCGAATGTCACCGCCGTCGGTCCGTCCAGCCTCACCCTGTCCACCGGCGAGGAGATCGGTTCTGACTTCACGCTGACCGTGACCGGCGCCCGTCCGCAGCCCTGGCTGGCCGACATCGGCCTTGACCACGTCAACGGGTTCCTCGCCACCGACGCCAGCTTGCGCACCTCGGACGCGCGCATCTTCGCCTCTGGCGACTGCGCCACACTGGCCCATGACCCCCGCCCGAAGGCCGGGGTCTTCGCCGTCCGCGCGGCACCCGTCCTGCTTCACAACCTCCGCGCCACGCTGTCAGGCCAACCGCTGCGCCCCTTCAAACCGCAATCCGACTACCTGAAACTCATCTCGCTCGGGACCAGATCCGCCACGGCCGAGAAATGGGGGCTTACCGTCACCGGCCCCCGCCTCTGGCGGCTCAAGGACCGGATCGACCGCGCCTTCATGGACCGCTTCGGTCCCTACCCCGCAATGCCGACCCCCCCGCTGCCCAGCCCGTCCACCCAAGGCCTGACGGCGTTTCTTGACCAGCGTCCGCTTTGTGGCGGATGCGGCGCAAAGCTTGGCCCCGGCGCCCTGTCGACCGCCCTTGCCACCCTTCCCCTGCCACAGCGGCCCGAGGTGCTCTCTGGCCACGGAGATGATGCCGCGATCCTTGCCACGCCCACTGGCGTGCAGGTTCTGACGACCGATCACCTCCGCGCCTTCAGCCATGACCCGCGCCTGATGGCCCGCCTTGCCGCCCTGCATGCGCTGGGTGACATCTGGGCCATGGGTGCCACGCCACAGGTGGCGCTTGCACAGGTGACCCTGCCGCGCCTTGGCCCTGACCTGCAGACCCGGATGCTTGCCGAGGTGATGGAGGAAGCCGCCGCCACCTTCCGCGCCGCCGGGGCCGATATCGTCGGCGGTCACTCCACCGAAGGGGCCGAACTGACCATCGGCTTCACCGTCACCGGGACGGCAGCCCGCGCCATCCCCAAGCACGGCGCACAGCCGGGCGACGCGCTGATCCTGACGAAACCCCTCGGCTCCGGCACCATCCTAGCGGCAGAGATGGCCATGGCGCAGCCGGACCGCCTGATGCTGGGTGAGGTCTGGGCCGCCTGCATCGCCCAGATGTCACGCGCCCAAGCCACCGCCGCCGCCACCCTTGCCCCTCATGCCCATGCGATGACGGATGTCACCGGCTTCGGCCTCGCCGGTCACCTGCTGGAGATGCTGGACGGCTCAAGTTGCGCGGCAACGGTCCGGCTTTCGGACATTCCCCTGATGCCCGGCGCTTTGGAACTGGCGTCGATGGGCCAGGCCTCCTCACTGCAGCCCGCGAACCTTGCGGCCGTCAGTTGGCGGATGACCGCCCCAGACGACCCCCGCGCGCTCCTTCTCACCGATCCGCAAACCTGCGGCGGGCTTCTGGCGGCTGTGCCACGGGCGCTGGCGGCTGATCTGCTTGATCAGCTGCAAAGCCAAGGCCATGACGCCGCGATCATCGGTGAGGTTGCTGCAGGACAGCCACATCTGACCGTCGTGCCCTGA
- a CDS encoding error-prone DNA polymerase has product MSFVELSALTNFTFLTGASHPEEMMERAAAMGMPALAVADVNSVAGIVRAHTRARELARDGGPRVRLIPAARIILTDGFQVTCLPRDRAAWGRLCRLLSKGRLRASKGDCQLDLQDLLDWGAGLEMLLLPPDQRLTLAEAPPAPMGDKARWQAHARRLARHFPGQVSLAMAPRYDGQDSDRFRQLAALAGALGIPTVATGLPFLHHGSRRRLADTLTAIRLGVPVDKLGRRALPNNEGRLRSRAEMLRIFAGHEPAVDRAGDIATRAAFSLDELRYDYPSENTDGETAPQRLARLAEAGLNWRYPEGPPEKARTQMAHELTLIAKLRYEPYFLTVHDIVAFARSRGILCQGRGSAANSVVCYALGVTSVSPEIGTMVFERFISEARNEPPDIDVDFEHERREEVIQHIYEKYGRHRAGLCATVIHYRGKRAVREVGRAMGLSQDTLAAMSSQIWGWGGPGAVTDTRLAEIGLDPKDRRLRQTMALIDEIQGFPRHLSQHVGGFIITEGRLDELCPVENATMEDRTIIPWDKDDIDTLKILKIDILALGMLSCIRKAFDLLESHHNQRFTLATLPPEDAETYRMLCRADSLGVFQVESRAQMNFLPRMRPRCFYDLVIQVAIIRPGPIQGDMVHPFLRRRNGQEQVSFPSDALGKVLAKTLGVPLFQEQAMQIAIVGAGFTPEEADRLRRSLATFKKHGSVSEFQDRFISGMLARGYDPDFAQRCFAQIEGFGSYGFPESHAASFALLVYASAWIKRHHPGIFACALLNSQPMGFYAPAQIVRDAREHGVIVLPPCIQSSTWDNRMEWVRLPEADPKAPPELALRLGFRQIKGMAEDEARWIVCARGNGYHTVQDVWRRAGVAPDVLARLAEADAFAALGISRRDALWAAEGLAPGPALPLFATDMEGEVIAEPTVTFREMTLGEAVVEDYLAMRLTLRAHPVALLRPTLDAA; this is encoded by the coding sequence ATGTCCTTCGTCGAACTCTCTGCCCTGACGAACTTCACCTTCCTCACCGGGGCCTCCCACCCCGAGGAGATGATGGAACGTGCCGCCGCAATGGGCATGCCCGCTCTGGCGGTGGCCGATGTGAACTCGGTCGCCGGGATCGTCCGGGCACATACCCGGGCGCGGGAGCTGGCGCGCGATGGCGGCCCGCGCGTCCGGCTGATCCCGGCGGCGCGGATCATCCTGACGGACGGCTTTCAAGTCACCTGCCTGCCCCGCGACCGGGCGGCCTGGGGGCGGCTGTGCCGCCTTTTGAGCAAGGGCCGCCTGCGCGCCTCCAAGGGCGACTGCCAGCTTGACCTTCAGGACCTCCTCGACTGGGGCGCGGGGCTGGAGATGCTGCTCCTCCCCCCCGACCAGCGCCTGACCCTGGCCGAGGCTCCCCCCGCCCCGATGGGCGACAAGGCGCGCTGGCAGGCCCATGCCCGCCGACTGGCCCGCCACTTTCCCGGTCAGGTCAGCCTCGCCATGGCCCCACGCTATGACGGGCAGGATTCCGATAGGTTCCGCCAGCTTGCCGCACTGGCCGGGGCGCTTGGCATTCCCACCGTCGCCACTGGCCTGCCCTTCCTGCACCATGGATCGCGCCGCCGCCTTGCCGACACCCTGACCGCCATCCGGTTGGGCGTGCCGGTGGACAAGCTTGGCCGCCGCGCGCTGCCCAACAACGAAGGCCGCCTCCGCTCCAGGGCCGAGATGTTGCGGATCTTCGCCGGGCATGAACCCGCCGTCGACCGCGCCGGGGACATCGCCACCCGCGCCGCCTTTTCGCTGGATGAACTCCGCTATGACTACCCGTCCGAAAACACCGATGGCGAAACCGCCCCACAGCGGCTGGCAAGGCTGGCCGAGGCGGGCCTGAACTGGCGCTATCCCGAAGGCCCGCCCGAAAAGGCCCGCACCCAGATGGCGCATGAGCTGACCCTCATCGCCAAGCTGCGCTATGAGCCCTACTTCCTCACCGTCCACGACATCGTGGCCTTCGCGCGCAGCCGTGGCATCCTGTGTCAGGGGCGGGGGTCCGCTGCCAATTCGGTCGTCTGCTACGCGCTTGGCGTGACCTCGGTTTCCCCCGAGATCGGCACGATGGTATTTGAACGCTTCATCTCGGAAGCCCGCAATGAACCGCCCGACATTGACGTCGACTTCGAACACGAACGTCGGGAAGAGGTGATCCAGCACATCTACGAAAAATACGGCCGCCACCGCGCGGGGCTGTGCGCGACCGTCATCCACTACCGCGGCAAACGCGCGGTGAGGGAGGTGGGGCGCGCGATGGGCCTGTCGCAAGACACCCTCGCCGCCATGTCCAGCCAGATCTGGGGCTGGGGCGGGCCAGGCGCGGTGACCGACACGCGGCTGGCCGAAATCGGGCTGGACCCGAAGGACCGCCGCCTCCGCCAGACCATGGCGCTGATCGACGAGATTCAGGGCTTCCCCCGCCACCTGTCGCAGCACGTCGGAGGCTTCATCATCACCGAAGGCCGGCTGGATGAACTGTGTCCCGTGGAAAACGCCACGATGGAGGACCGCACGATCATCCCCTGGGACAAGGATGACATCGACACGCTGAAGATCCTCAAGATCGACATTCTGGCGCTGGGGATGCTGTCCTGCATCCGCAAGGCCTTTGACCTGCTGGAAAGCCACCACAACCAGCGCTTCACCCTCGCCACCCTCCCGCCCGAGGATGCCGAGACCTACCGCATGCTCTGCCGCGCCGACAGCTTGGGCGTCTTTCAGGTGGAAAGCCGGGCGCAGATGAACTTCCTGCCCCGGATGCGCCCGCGCTGCTTTTACGATCTGGTGATTCAGGTCGCGATCATCCGGCCCGGCCCCATCCAAGGCGACATGGTCCACCCCTTCCTGCGGCGCAGGAATGGGCAAGAGCAGGTCAGCTTCCCCTCGGACGCGCTGGGAAAGGTGCTCGCCAAGACGCTTGGCGTGCCCCTGTTTCAGGAACAGGCCATGCAGATCGCCATCGTCGGCGCAGGCTTCACCCCCGAAGAGGCGGACCGGCTGCGCCGCTCGCTGGCCACGTTCAAGAAACACGGGTCGGTGAGCGAGTTTCAGGACCGTTTCATTTCCGGCATGCTGGCGCGCGGCTATGACCCCGACTTCGCCCAGCGCTGCTTTGCCCAGATCGAAGGCTTCGGCAGCTACGGCTTTCCCGAAAGCCACGCCGCCAGTTTCGCGCTTCTGGTCTACGCCTCGGCCTGGATCAAACGCCACCACCCCGGCATCTTCGCCTGCGCGCTGCTCAACAGCCAGCCGATGGGGTTCTACGCCCCGGCCCAGATCGTCCGCGACGCCCGCGAACATGGCGTGATCGTCCTGCCCCCCTGCATCCAGTCCAGCACCTGGGACAACCGCATGGAATGGGTGCGCCTGCCCGAGGCCGACCCGAAAGCCCCCCCCGAACTGGCCCTCCGCCTTGGCTTTCGCCAGATCAAGGGCATGGCCGAGGATGAGGCGCGCTGGATCGTCTGCGCCCGTGGCAACGGCTATCATACTGTGCAGGACGTCTGGCGCCGCGCCGGTGTGGCGCCGGACGTGCTGGCCCGCCTTGCCGAAGCCGACGCTTTCGCCGCGCTCGGGATCAGCCGCCGCGATGCGCTCTGGGCCGCCGAGGGCCTTGCCCCCGGCCCCGCCCTGCCCCTTTTCGCCACCGACATGGAAGGCGAGGTCATCGCCGAACCCACCGTCACCTTCCGCGAGATGACTCTGGGCGAGGCGGTGGTCGAAGACTACCTCGCCATGCGCCTCACGCTGCGCGCCCATCCGGTCGCACTGCTGCGCCCCACGCTGGACGCTGCCTGA
- a CDS encoding lytic murein transglycosylase, which yields MLVGVILAALLQGPAAAQTILPDAAQGEATMGTQAGLDAWVQDFRTRALAAGMPAATFDAALRGVEFNPKVVERDRNQNEFTKTIWDYLDTAVSEDRVALGLKALAQHRDLLDRIAAEYGVEAEILAAVWGLESAYGTYRGDLPVLGSLATLAYDGRRGAFFEAELIAALKIVDGGHVDTFTGSWAGASGHTQFMPSSWERFAVDFDGDGKRNLWGDDPGDALASTANYLRHWGWTTGQPWGLEVTLPEGFDYDQTTERVVKPVPDWQAMGIRTASGGDLPDHGPGSILLPGGHRGAAFLIFPNFQVIEKYNTADAYIIGIGHLADRLKGGPPIAATWPRDLRALTLDERRELQDRLGQAGFDPGGVDGRMGPKTIAAVKAFQKARGMVPDGYPSLEILTLLR from the coding sequence ATGTTGGTTGGGGTGATCCTTGCGGCTTTGCTGCAGGGGCCTGCGGCTGCACAAACGATCCTGCCCGATGCGGCGCAGGGAGAGGCGACGATGGGCACACAAGCGGGGCTTGACGCCTGGGTGCAGGACTTCCGCACCCGCGCCTTGGCGGCGGGGATGCCCGCGGCAACCTTTGATGCCGCCCTGCGCGGGGTGGAGTTCAACCCCAAGGTCGTGGAACGCGACCGCAACCAGAACGAATTCACCAAGACGATCTGGGATTACCTTGATACCGCCGTGTCCGAGGACCGGGTGGCCTTGGGTCTGAAGGCGCTGGCGCAGCACCGCGACCTCCTTGACCGGATTGCAGCGGAGTATGGGGTTGAGGCAGAGATCCTCGCCGCCGTCTGGGGGCTGGAAAGCGCCTATGGCACCTACCGCGGCGACCTGCCGGTGCTGGGGTCGCTGGCGACGCTGGCCTATGACGGGCGGCGCGGGGCGTTCTTCGAGGCGGAACTGATCGCCGCGCTGAAGATCGTGGACGGTGGCCATGTCGATACCTTCACCGGCTCATGGGCCGGGGCCAGCGGCCATACCCAGTTCATGCCCTCCTCCTGGGAACGTTTCGCCGTCGACTTCGACGGTGACGGCAAGCGCAACCTCTGGGGCGATGACCCCGGCGATGCCCTTGCCTCCACCGCCAACTACCTGCGGCACTGGGGCTGGACCACTGGCCAACCCTGGGGGCTGGAGGTCACGCTGCCAGAAGGCTTCGACTATGACCAGACGACCGAGCGTGTGGTCAAGCCCGTGCCGGACTGGCAGGCCATGGGCATCCGTACCGCTTCAGGCGGCGACCTGCCCGATCATGGCCCCGGCTCCATCCTCCTGCCGGGTGGCCACCGGGGTGCGGCCTTCCTGATCTTCCCGAACTTTCAGGTGATCGAGAAATACAACACCGCCGACGCCTATATCATCGGCATTGGCCACCTTGCCGACCGCCTGAAAGGCGGCCCCCCCATCGCCGCCACCTGGCCACGCGATCTGCGGGCGCTGACGCTGGACGAACGCCGCGAGTTGCAAGACCGCCTCGGTCAGGCCGGCTTTGACCCCGGTGGCGTCGATGGCCGGATGGGCCCCAAGACCATCGCCGCCGTCAAGGCCTTCCAGAAGGCGCGCGGCATGGTCCCCGACGGCTATCCCAGCCTCGAGATACTGACCCTCCTACGCTAA